From the genome of Perca fluviatilis chromosome 1, GENO_Pfluv_1.0, whole genome shotgun sequence, one region includes:
- the LOC120563116 gene encoding 4-trimethylaminobutyraldehyde dehydrogenase isoform X1 — translation MAQSILDTMPGAATGTVLLTDPLNFWGGKRVKPRQEKNAEPVFEPATGRVLCQMVPCGAEEVEEAVESAHAAYLKWSKMAGMERARVMLEAARLIRERREKIAKLETINNGKSITETLVDIDISWQSIEYYAGLAGTLAGQHIQLPGGSFAYTRREPLGVCVGIGAFNYPFQIAAWKSAPALACGNAIVFKPSPMTPVTAVILAEIYKEAGVPDGLFCVVQGGADTGTLLCHHPKVAKVSFTGSVATGKKVMEMSAKGVKQVTLELGGKSPLLIFKDCELENAVKGALMANFLTQGQVCCNGTRVYVQREIMPQFLEEVVKRTKAISVGDPLLDGTRMGALISKPQLEKVLGFVNQAKKEGAKVLCGGEPFVPSDPKLKGGYFMSPCVLDNCRDDMTCVKEEIFGPVMSVLPFDTEEEVIQRANNTTFGLASGVFTRDISRAHRVAEKMEAGTCFINNYNISPVEVPFGGYKMSGFGRENGQVTIEYYSQLKTVVVEMGDVENYF, via the exons ATGGCTCAGTCAATTCTCGACACCATGCCCGGAGCCGCGACAGGAACCGTGCTGCTCACAGACCCTCTGAATTTCTGGGGAGGGAAGCGAGTGAAGCCCAGGCAGGAGAAAAACGCAGAGCCCGTGTTTGAACCTGCGACTG GCCGTGTCTTGTGTCAGATGGTACCCTGTGGCgctgaggaggtggaggaggccGTAGAGAGCGCCCACGCTGCCTACCTAAAATGGAGCAAGATGGCAGGCATGGAGAGGGCTCGGGTGATGTTAGAGGCTGCCCGCCTTATCAGG GAAAGAAGGGAGAAGATTGCAAAGTTGGAAACGATCAACAATGGCAAGTCCATCACTGAAACACTGGTGGATATCGATATTTCCTGGCAGTCCATTGAGTACTATGCTGGCCTGGCTGGTACGCTTGCAG GCCAGCACATCCAGCTGCCTGGTGGATCATTTGCGTACACGCGGAGGGAGCcccttggtgtgtgtgtaggaatCGGTGCGTTTAATTACCCCTTCCAGATCGCTGCATGGAAATCTGCTCCTGCTCTGGCATGTG GTAATGCCATTGTATTTAAGCCCTCTCCAATGACTCCTGTGACTGCTGTGATTCTGGCTGAGATCTACAAAGAGGCAGGAGTACCCGATGGGCTCTTCTGTGTGGTTCAAGGTGGAGCAGACACTGGCACTTTGCTCTGCCATCACCCAAAGGTGGCTAAAGTTTCTTTCACTGGCAGTGTGGCAACTGGCAAAAAG GTCATGGAAATGTCTGCAAAGGGGGTGAAGCAGGTGACTCTGGAGCTTGGAGGGAAATCTCCCCTCCTGATCTTCAAAGACTGTGAGCTGGAAAACGCAGTGAAGGGAGCACTCATGGCCAACTTCCTGACACAGGGACAG GTTTGCTGCAATGGGACCAGAGTGTATGTGCAAAGAGAGATCATGCCCCAGTTCCTGGAAGAAGTGGTGAAGAGGACCAAGGCCATCTCTGTGGGGGACCCCCTGTTGGACGGCACCCGCATGGGAGCGCTGATCAGCAAGCCCCAACTGGAGAAAGTGCTGGGCTTTGTCAATCAGGCCAAGAAAGAG GGAGCCAAAGTGCTTTGTGGAGGAGAGCCATTCGTCCCCAGTGACCCCAAATTGAAAGGGGGCTACTTCATGTCACCCTGTGTACTCG ATAACTGCAGAGATGACATGACCTGTGTGAAGGAGGAGATTTTCGGCCCAGTCATGTCTGTGCTGCCCTTCGACACGGAGGAAGAAGTGATCCAAAGGGCCAACAACACCACATTCGGACTGGCCTCTGGAGTCTTCACCAG GGACATTTCTCGGGCCCATCGTGTGGCTGAGAAAATGGAGGCAGGGACCTGCTTCATCAACAACTACAACATAAGCCCCGTGGAAGTGCCATTTGGAGGATACAAGATGTCAG GCTTTGGCAGAGAGAACGGCCAGGTGACAATCGAGTACTACTCCCAGCTGAAGACTGTGGTTGTGGAAATGGGCGACGTCGAGAACTACTTCTAA
- the LOC120563116 gene encoding 4-trimethylaminobutyraldehyde dehydrogenase isoform X2 — MIIYVTSQSKPYGLWSKQRTHSTPSAHKRSSLFVSLKMAQSILDTMPGAATGTVLLTDPLNFWGGKRVKPRQEKNAEPVFEPATGRVLCQMVPCGAEEVEEAVESAHAAYLKWSKMAGMERARVMLEAARLIRERREKIAKLETINNGKSITETLVDIDISWQSIEYYAGLAGTLAGQHIQLPGGSFAYTRREPLGVCVGIGAFNYPFQIAAWKSAPALACGNAIVFKPSPMTPVTAVILAEIYKEAGVPDGLFCVVQGGADTGTLLCHHPKVAKVSFTGSVATGKKVMEMSAKGVKQVTLELGGKSPLLIFKDCELENAVKGALMANFLTQGQVCCNGTRVYVQREIMPQFLEEVVKRTKAISVGDPLLDGTRMGALISKPQLEKVLGFVNQAKKEGAKVLCGGEPFVPSDPKLKGGYFMSPCVLDNCRDDMTCVKEEIFGPVMSVLPFDTEEEVIQRANNTTFGLASGVFTRDISRAHRVAEKMEAGTCFINNYNISPVEVPFGGYKMSGFGRENGQVTIEYYSQLKTVVVEMGDVENYF, encoded by the exons ATGATTATTTATGTCACCTCCCAGTCAAAGCCATACGGTCTATGGTCAAAGCAAAGAACCCATTCCACTCCGTCTGCACACAAACG gtcctctctctttgtctctctgaaAATGGCTCAGTCAATTCTCGACACCATGCCCGGAGCCGCGACAGGAACCGTGCTGCTCACAGACCCTCTGAATTTCTGGGGAGGGAAGCGAGTGAAGCCCAGGCAGGAGAAAAACGCAGAGCCCGTGTTTGAACCTGCGACTG GCCGTGTCTTGTGTCAGATGGTACCCTGTGGCgctgaggaggtggaggaggccGTAGAGAGCGCCCACGCTGCCTACCTAAAATGGAGCAAGATGGCAGGCATGGAGAGGGCTCGGGTGATGTTAGAGGCTGCCCGCCTTATCAGG GAAAGAAGGGAGAAGATTGCAAAGTTGGAAACGATCAACAATGGCAAGTCCATCACTGAAACACTGGTGGATATCGATATTTCCTGGCAGTCCATTGAGTACTATGCTGGCCTGGCTGGTACGCTTGCAG GCCAGCACATCCAGCTGCCTGGTGGATCATTTGCGTACACGCGGAGGGAGCcccttggtgtgtgtgtaggaatCGGTGCGTTTAATTACCCCTTCCAGATCGCTGCATGGAAATCTGCTCCTGCTCTGGCATGTG GTAATGCCATTGTATTTAAGCCCTCTCCAATGACTCCTGTGACTGCTGTGATTCTGGCTGAGATCTACAAAGAGGCAGGAGTACCCGATGGGCTCTTCTGTGTGGTTCAAGGTGGAGCAGACACTGGCACTTTGCTCTGCCATCACCCAAAGGTGGCTAAAGTTTCTTTCACTGGCAGTGTGGCAACTGGCAAAAAG GTCATGGAAATGTCTGCAAAGGGGGTGAAGCAGGTGACTCTGGAGCTTGGAGGGAAATCTCCCCTCCTGATCTTCAAAGACTGTGAGCTGGAAAACGCAGTGAAGGGAGCACTCATGGCCAACTTCCTGACACAGGGACAG GTTTGCTGCAATGGGACCAGAGTGTATGTGCAAAGAGAGATCATGCCCCAGTTCCTGGAAGAAGTGGTGAAGAGGACCAAGGCCATCTCTGTGGGGGACCCCCTGTTGGACGGCACCCGCATGGGAGCGCTGATCAGCAAGCCCCAACTGGAGAAAGTGCTGGGCTTTGTCAATCAGGCCAAGAAAGAG GGAGCCAAAGTGCTTTGTGGAGGAGAGCCATTCGTCCCCAGTGACCCCAAATTGAAAGGGGGCTACTTCATGTCACCCTGTGTACTCG ATAACTGCAGAGATGACATGACCTGTGTGAAGGAGGAGATTTTCGGCCCAGTCATGTCTGTGCTGCCCTTCGACACGGAGGAAGAAGTGATCCAAAGGGCCAACAACACCACATTCGGACTGGCCTCTGGAGTCTTCACCAG GGACATTTCTCGGGCCCATCGTGTGGCTGAGAAAATGGAGGCAGGGACCTGCTTCATCAACAACTACAACATAAGCCCCGTGGAAGTGCCATTTGGAGGATACAAGATGTCAG GCTTTGGCAGAGAGAACGGCCAGGTGACAATCGAGTACTACTCCCAGCTGAAGACTGTGGTTGTGGAAATGGGCGACGTCGAGAACTACTTCTAA